From the genome of Gemmatimonadota bacterium:
GTGACCACGATGGATGAAGAATCGAGCCCGCCCGAAACTTCCGCCCAGACTCCCTCCCCCCTGCCGAGGTGTGCCAGCACCGCTCGGTCGAACAGCGCCCGGAACGTCTCGATCGCTTCCGCTTGCCCCACGGTCTTCCGGGGACGGACGGACCACAGGCTACGAAATACCCTCTCCGAGGAGGCACCGTCGCGGTATTGAAGAATGAATCCGGGCTTTATCGGAGAGATGCCCTTCCAGATCGTTCGGGTTGGCTCGGGCGGAAAGCTGGACAGCAGATAGTCGGCCACGTAGTCCCGATCGATCCTATCGTCCGTGCGAAGCGTCTCTAGGTGGGACGAAACGGCGATCCCCCACTCGCCCTCGGATACGAAGATTCGATTGAGCCCAAGCCAGTCCCGTGCCGCCCAGAGCGTCCCTGACTCGGCGTCCCACAGTACGAACGCGAAGGATCCGGAGAGTTCCGCGAACGACTCCGGGCCCTCGGACGCGAAAAGCCGAAGGGCCAGCTCGAGGTCCACACCCCCCCCGGAGGAGTCCGGAGCGTCGGTGCGCTTCGCGAGCTCCTCCCGGTTGTCGAGGGACGCTTGTCCCACACAAGAGAGATGTCGGAATTCCGCCGTGGCCACCCGGCGACCGGTCGGCCCACCGGCGGTGGCTAGAAGAAAGGTGGATCGGCGAAGGACGGTCGGCTCGTACCCGCAGATCTGCCCCAGCCGGCCCGTGAGCGCTCGAAACCTCTCCTCGTGCGCCGTCCCGAGACCGGCCACTGCTACGAAGCTGTCGGTCACAAATCCAGGTTGAAGGTTGGAAGCCCGGTCGCCCACACATCTCCCGTGTTCAACCGCTCACCGGCGACTTCGACCCATGCATGAGCGTAAAAGGGAAACGGTTGCACGCCAATCTTGATCTCGGCGGGCACCCGCATCCATCGCAACATCAGACCCATGGACAACGACCGTTCCAGGCAGCCGGCTCTCCCGGGAAACAGGGCCGCGGCAC
Proteins encoded in this window:
- a CDS encoding lasso peptide biosynthesis B2 protein, which encodes MPNLRRSLRILTSGLTILFFRLSLKTLGFGRTLGVYRKLAKVRSSSGDAASAHDERVRAIEESISSAAALFPGRAGCLERSLSMGLMLRWMRVPAEIKIGVQPFPFYAHAWVEVAGERLNTGDVWATGLPTFNLDL